accctttttttattattacactTTACATGCACGTTGATGGAATGGAGATTGTGGGTTTGTTTTCCCGTATCACCAAACGTCCTTTACTCTCTCAGTCACTCTAGCTCCCGCACGCGTAAGTCGTGACACGCACTCACTATCAAACATCCTCCGGCTGTTTGTCGGTACTTAAGAATTCACAATCGAACTCGTACAGACACCGGAACACGCGCTCCCAAACCCGATGGAACGGGTTTTCGCCATCCGTATCCGGCAGCATCTGGATTCGCCGATCGATCCGCAGATAGTGGTGTGCCCgttccggaatcggatcaTTGTAAGGATACCATCGGACGGCCCTCCGGCCCTGCGTTACGTTGTCTGCCTTCAAGGACACCGGGGTCGGATTTCTAAcgagaccaaaaaaaaggcatcaGATTAGATAAGAAATCGGCATCTCGGTGACAGCGGAGTATGAACATCCGACGCTTTggttcacacaaaaaaactcatgAAACAGCTAAAGGAAATCGTCCACCCCACATTCCGAGGAAACATACGACACCGAAAGTCGATCTCGTGTCGATATGAAGAACCTAACGAGTGAAgtgtatttttcatttctacttCCGGGTTGGGGGGGGTGGTTTTTCATGAAGGAAATCGCGGAAAAACATCGCAACTCCATCGCTGCGAGCCGGAAGCTCAGATGGTGGATaggaattttttgaaaatctaTTCCGAATTACTTACAGTATATGatataaagataaaaatgtttttttattattttaaaataacttttccaAGTGCTTTTGGTGCCTTTCAAAAATTTCcccttaaagtatgcaatgcatGTAACAAgtagttttattaatttccttttactttactttaacATTGTGGTAACTCTTTATCTCTTTATCGCACATTTTTATGGTATTCACTGTAGTGAgtaagtaaagaaaaacaaaattgaactaaggagaaaggaaaagattgaaaaaaaagacgaagatTGAGGGTAAGATTTCCCTCGGAAAAGAATGACAAATTTGTGTAATGGTTCGTAATCGAGTGTGTAGAGCAGTCGTATCCACAAGCGTCTTACAAGCTTTTCCCAGCCGAAAACGTGCTCAACCCCTTTGTTAACCATCtaccgaaaaaagggaaagttttttttgttgcacacaaaaccccacacacacacatgcacgagCGCGGATTGAACGGGTGCATTCGAAAGCGATTTGAATATTCATGAAATTTATCAATTGTCGACGTTTCGCCCTTTCGTTCTCGTTGCTCGCTGGAAACAATACGATGAGTGGTTGTGtttgaagaaatgtttaaGAACGCACGAGCAGGAACGGATGAGAACGAGCGGAACAGATAAATTGGCCAATTTACAGTGATTTCCCTTTTGctgttttatagaaaaaatgaaaaactgaaaaatcaTCGATCTGCTTGTCGACGCCATTTCGATTCGGCGGCATGCACTCTTCCTTTTAGGACCTTTACCGGGGTGTGGGGGACGGCAAATGTGGGAGAAAAATGATCACTAGTTTGCCATCGAACgaaagcaataacaaaaactcTAAGACCCTCCCAATGTTTTAAACCTTCCCTAAAAAGGCCACCAATGATGGCATTCGTGCTAAATTGCCTCCGTACGGCAAAGTGAGGGCATAACAATGGTAAATTGATAGGGACAAATTCTCCCGCATAAGGTGAAAAGGGCTggcaaaaattgaagaaacctGCTGGGATGCAAACACGCGGTCCGAATTTAAGGATGATCATTTCCAGCCCAATATAAACTGGTCCATTAAATTAACTAAGGTACGATCCCATTTCCTACCGTGCTCGGTGGGGAGCAAATAAAATTAggcaagtagaaaaaaaacggttttctttccttcaatGCTTCCAATGATAAGCGAAGGTAGCAACATTTTTATGGAATCCACAAACTGAACCTGAAGCTACGAGCACTGTTGGGCTTTGTTCTGTTtggatttcttttccattttatcaCAAATTGAAACAATCCAGATcttagtttcatttcacttaacGTAATGTTGACTGCTCCCCGTTAAGCACCTTTCTTGTTCATATTCCTTTTTGTTCTATTCTCACTTTGTTCTATCTTcatttacgttttgttttgtaatactatcgtgttttatattttatgtgatttttttttattatgatattattatttattttttgatattttgatACTATtgtacttcatttttttcatgttttttatttgtctatATGAGGGCTTCTACACCttggttatattttttgttaaaatatacaCCACAACTTGATTTAAAAATCTGTTAAAATGTGTCTTGTGATTCGACACACAGTACTATAAACTCATCAGTGCAAATGGTTCAATTTTTACCCTTTTCCAAATCCGCTCCATAAACATTTCACTCAACCATCTACGATACGAGTGTGAGATAATAACGAAAAATCCCTTCCGGGTTCCGGTTTTGCCCGATACCACTCATCTGTCAAGCGAAACGAAGGtcaattttcgtttttctttcccgtgCACGCAAGAAAGCGCTCGGTCCAACCCTCGAACGTATCAAACCAAAGTCCATCAGCGATTGATTCGCGACGCAAATCGTATTaacgttcgttttgtttgcctttcgtCTACttcgtttattttattctgcCGTTTTCGACTCTTTCAATAAATGCAAAATGAGTTATCTAAACAGTACGCAAACCCCTTACACTCCCCCCACCACCTGGATGGGAAATAGGGGAATACGAGAAAAGTCGCATTTAAATTGACGCATCGGAGAAAATCATGGCAAAGGCGGACGAAAATTATTTCCTGCACCACAGGCGGCTCCATATAGCCTGTTCGTGCCGTTCGTTTCGATACCGGCTTAGGGTGTAGTTTAGATGGAAGAATTCAACCGTAACCCATCCTCGAAACAACTGTTAAGTACAATTCGTTTAAAAATTGCCAACGCCGGAAATGGATTGAGAAAACTGCCACCGAAAGGGGGCAAAAGTGGTTCCGGAAGCGTCATATAATTTGTTGCTAGAAGCGTTTAGTGTAAAGACTTTGTAAAGAATGTactattttaatcatttcatcACATGGTTGTAACCCTATAAAGTGCTTCAGATATAGCAATTAAATCTTAAATGCGATTAACTCACAATTAAACGATTCGGAACATTTTGAACAGATCATAAAAGGATTCATTTTAaacattgttgtttgttaaatGTAGTTTACAATTTACTTTTGATCGTGTTCTTCAAAAACTATAAGATAAGCTCTTAATAACCTTTCAAAGGAATATATTGTTCCGCGTATAGCATACTTTCGGGCTGAAATATTCCAATGAAACGAACAAACTAATGCTTCTTACTACGTTAATGGCCTttcaattaacttttttttgtagaattaCAAATACAGAAGATCGTAGGATTAATTCTTGAATTGAGTAATAGTGCCTTCAGCAATGCTATATTCCTGTTCGATTTGGGGAATTCAAGACGTAATTGATGCTTTTCGTAGCACGAATCCAACATTATACGCAGAGGTGATTTCTACACGCCCCACTGTAAAACACTTATTGTCGTAAATATATTTATCATACTTACGATATGTcacaaaaaacagaatcaTGCTTCAAAAGCATTACTTAACCCTCACCTAAATTTTACTTGAATCCTGAAATAACTGCGACTTGCACAAATTATCCCCTCctcaaagaataaaatattcatcacgCCACCACTGCCTCGAATCATTTTAATACCCATTCTTCTGAAATTTAATGACTTTTGGATCCTTCTTGAGATGTTCCACCCATGAAAACTAAAGATGGtgcggtggttttttttttgcacttttcacCGAGCACAAAAACGGTAAGCTTCTCATTCAGCTTGATTAAAACCATAACCATCACTGGGAACGTGAGTACCTCAATTTACTGTACCCATCCATCCAGTCCGATGGCTTACCGGTTCGATGATTGATTACACTCGGCAGCATCCCTCCCCACGTGGGCAAACGCTGCACTGTCGCTCCAATTTCAACCGCTGATGGATGGATTCGATACTTCGCCTGTCACCCGGCACAGAGCGACAGTATTTGCATTTGAAATGTGCAAATAAAGCGCGAGTATGAATAAAGCAAATATAATTCAACATCCACTAGCCACACGGTACAGGCCGATTCCGGGCACGAAATTAACCCCTCAGGTTCGGGTTCACCTATTACTCTCGGCACGACACTGTCTCGAGTTCACATGATTCAATTAAATATCTGTCACGGGGCGCACGGGACACAACAACGACACACACCAAACGCAAGGGAGTTTGTGTTGTGATGCGTTCAATTACTTGTGAAAGTTTGTCgggttgtttggtttgtttgtttgtgcgctCTTTGACATGTTGTTATGGTACGAGCCTTCGGAAGTGATACCACTAGACGTGACGTGATAAAGGGCACACAGCTGGCCAAAAATAGGATTATTCATCCATATAGATAGAACATTATTTTCGAATAAAGTCCTTCAGAAGAGAAGAGCTTATTGTCCAGCAACACGTTCAACAATCTTGATTATAATCTTCTATCAAGATTTTGccttttgcaaacattttcttatgaaatgcattttgttatagtaattgcatacttttaggcgtttttaGACGAAACGATATTTGAAGAGAAATAATATTTCCAAGGATATGAAACACGTCCCACTATGCACTTTCCCACTATGCCAAATTGATATGATTGATGAGTTGCATATCATGCTATCAGTTCACGCGCGGATCCCGGTACGGTCCCAAAAACTTACCCATATTTGATAAAGTTGCACCACAGGCGTAACATCCGACGCTGCACACGGCGTTCCGTTCGATACGCTTTCCCATCGATATCCTTCAGCCGTCGCCCGCGGTAGATGTAAGGTGTGAACAGATAACCGAGCTCGTCACCGTGCATCGGACCGGCCAAATCCGGGCGCACTATCTCGTTCCGGTAGTACCAGTGCTTTGCATACCCGAATGCACCATCGTACGCGAACAGATACCGATACAGTGGAGCCCGCTGATGGGCCGCTACGTGCCGGCTGAAGTACTGTATGCCGTAGATAATGTCCGCCACCGATGCTAGCTCCTGGTAGTAGCGACGCCTCGACGTTGACCTGTTGGACTGTGCCCGCCGGTCTAGGTAATCTTCCAGCAGCGCGTGAATGGTGCCATTATCGTTCGGGAAGTTGGGCGTGGTGTGGGAAAAGTCACGGTCGAGAAAAAGATTACCGTGCTCGAGCGTGGTGTAACCGACCAGCAGCGGGACATCGCTTTCCGGTGGTCCGGTGCGTACCCGCGCGAACGGATCCCGTCCAACGATCCGCAAGTCCGGCTCCGGCCGATAACTGTCATCGGTCGGCAGGAAGCAGTAGTAGTACAGCGAGAAGAAATTTATGTGATATCCTCGCTCCATCGACATGAGCTGACCGAGCGGACGGGACTGCAGCTGTTCGAGGCTGGTGGCGTCATGGGCCCGCAGATAGTCGCGCCCGCACCGGTTCGGATCGTAGGCGTACGCCCAGGATTGCGTCATACTCCCGCTCATGATGATCGCATTGTGGAACAGGCCCTTGGCGGCCGGTGAGTAGAGATGGTACGTCACCGAAGCGGCACCGGCGCTCCATCCACACAGAGTAACCCGTGCCGCATCACCCCCGAAGTGGATCGCATTGCGAGCGGTCCAACGCAGTGCCTCGAGCTGATCCAGCAAGCCGAGATTCGCGTTAATGCCGAGGTCCGGAAGTGAGAGGAAACCGAGCGCAGCCAGCCGATAGTTGAACGTTACCACGATGATGCCCTGCAGGAAGAGCGATTGGTGCGATTAGTCATAATCCTACCGTTGCTGCCGATCATCCCGAAACTTTGCCATAAAAGCCTACACACCGATGACGCATACTCTAACGAGCGAGAAGGAAGAAGCCTCACAATAGGATTGCTTGCTTTATGGCCCATCGGTTAAAGgtgaaatttaaattccttTTATATTTGTAAGTTAGATCCAGTAATCCCTATTTGCAGACGTACTTGTCACAGGTGTCAttagaaaaatacaaaatttgtgtaaaatttacatcaaataaaagaattagtttaaaaaacacaatatgagtatcgattgcatactttcaggcgctaCGACCACTATTCTGTTGAATACTCACATATGGTGGCCAATAAGCCatcaaataaatatcttttatGAGAAACAAATTGCACGACTCTAGAATCCATTACAGAAGAGCTAAAACTCCTCACCATGCTTAGTCAATAGAGTTCATTCAATTAAAGAGCTGAACCTGTAAACATGCATTTCTTCTCACCTACCTTCTCTACCAGGAACTCCGGTCCAAAGATGTCCGTCTCAGACGATCCAACCACAAAAGATCCGCCATGTATCCAGAGCATCACAGGCCGTAGCGAACCATCTGCCGCATCGCTCCCAGTGTAAACGTTCAAGTACAAACAATCTTCGCTCGTTTGCAGCTTATCCATGTGCGCGGGCGCTTCGTACGCTTGGGGGCACGCGTACGAAACATTCCGAAACAGCCGAGCCCCCTCGAAGTGGTAAGGTTGTGGATCCTGCCAAGAAAACAACGATCACCGCACAAATCAACATCGGGCCGTGGTTTTGGTGTTGTGGCAATAAGCAGCCACTTGGGGAAACTAACCTCAAATCGTAGTTTACCGACTGGAGGCTGTGCGTACGGTATGCCCTCGTAGGCACAGTACGTCTTCCCGCCGTACGTTTGACGTCGCGCACCAACGGCAAGACCACGATCGAAGGGCACCATACAGTCGGGCGGTGAATCATCGTCAGCTGTATCGCGATGTGCCAGCGATGGGCCACTCGATGACAGTGTCACGACAAGCGTTACCAGCAGCGTGAGCGTTATCGACACGACCACCAGCACACGACACTTTGCGGTGGGCCATCGTTCGTTTGCCATTCGGTTTAGCTTAACCGTTTGGGATATCAACTGCTGAATTAATGAGAATTTTCCTCCAAATTTCCGTTTCCGGCTGGAACAAATTTCACCGAACGACAATAGCACTCATTTGTCCTGCCAAACTATGCACCGAGAACCTTCCCACCTTCACACAACACAATCTTTACACGAAGAAATCGCAACAACACACCAAATTGCACCCGGGTGCAATTCTTCATCGAGTGCAACTGCAAACCATCTTCCACGCCGGTGAGTACCAATTGCACTCCGTTGCACCCAGCGTCACGGATTCCACGAACACACGCTTACCGTGGCACTCCTTCTGTTGCACCTGCCCAGCGTCTCACTCGCTGTCCGCGTGACAAGATGTTGGGGATAGAAATTCAAATCAAGCAATGCAAGCGATGGTGCATTTTTACATCGCAACCAAATGCGAATGGTTCGGAAAGGGCCACACACACCTTCAATTCAATTACACTCGCGTGTTAAttttgtgcattttgttttgtgacatTTCGTGTCTGATAACCTTTCAGCCGTTCAGCCGGGTTCAGCAGTACGGTGTACTGGACGGAACAACTTCTTGGTGACAAAACCTTGGTGCACAATGTACGATCCGTACCCGGATAGTGTCGAAGAAATCCGAAATCATCCCTGAATGTCGCCTTTATACTACAGACGCTATCCACTTTGGACGTACAAACGTTCCAAGGAATTCAGTGGGCATcatgttccttttttatgtgtCCCCGGGGATCCATTTCGGGAAGCCGATACAAATCCATTTTGCAATAGGAGTCCCTTTCCTGGTTCGAGTTTGGAATGCCAATACTGACGTAAGCCGATACAGCTGGATAGAATTTGAAGGTTAATAGGCATGGGTACTTGGCTTTCCGGACGATATCTCAGGAGGAATCGTTGATCGGCGTGCAAAGCTTGAGACATCTGTCTAGCGAACAAAGGAGTACAAATTATGGTTATTGTAAGATGGTTTGGAAAAGTATTGtgtatttttggaaaatatcgCTTTATTTCTGGAAATACCTACTTCTTGTTTTGTAATTCACACTTACATCTTTGTTTTCCAACTTTGTTCCAGGTTTTTTTCTAACGATGCTCTAAATTAGTGTCTTTCATAACTTCATATAATGTTGAGGATCGGTGTCAATCTCATGACGTAACCTATGTATCAGATACTAACATGAATAATTTGCTATAGCACAGTGATGCAATATCGTACAGTAACTAAAACTCTTCAGTGTTTCTCACAGGCTTTCATGGTTTGATTCCAGAACCGATATTAATCCCCTTCACTAGTGATCACTCATCTATGACTCATTAATTAGCCCACAGCTACCTAACATTAAGCCATCCCGTATACGCTAACGCTGCAGTTTGAAAGTTCTCTGAGGCAAGCGAAGATTGCAATGACAATATGGTCTCAAGGTTTTCTAGAATGAGGTTCAACTTCATAAGGAACTCCTCTATCTACACTTAGACGAGCATCTCCTGAAAATAAGACACAATAATCTTGAATATATACCATACCACTTCCAACATTGTGGACGAACATCTCTGACTAGACCAATTCTCAGTGCTTAAGACCCAAAACTAGCCTCAGAACCGctcaaaaatatcaaaacagaGCTTTGGATTTCTTCCAATAAATTCAATGCactataaacatttaaaattctatCAAATTGTTACATCAATCACCGACCGAAACGTCTAAAGAATCGCATAGAAATTTCTCAACACATCTTCATTAATGAGTAgacgaaaaccaaaaaaacccccccaatTTGATCCTTGAACCAAGACGCTATTCTTTATTTGCAATGTGCCTCAGGTACAACGGTATCAAACCCTTGAAGCTAAATTGCACACATTCCTACACGTGGCCTCGTACCTCGTAGGGGTCAATTTGTAATTTCACCGAGCTTTTCCAAGCAATTAGAGCAATCGTTTCTATTCCATTTCCACTGTAGGCCCGTATGGACGCACACTTGCTTCCCTCCTTCATGCGAGAGTTAACACACCTCGTTCGTAATCGTCAAGTTTGCGCCATTTTCCTCCGGGTCTGATTATTCTTgtatgaagaagaagaaaaaaaccccggaacGGAATTTAGCTCCATACGCTTAGGTCTAGGATGACTGTacgattaattttaaacacattccCCAGCGTTCGTCGTCATCGGTGGTATGGCCGGTCTTATCTAATTTCACCTGTCGCCTCTTCTATTTCGTTCGGTAAGAATCCTTTTTGTGTATAtaccaatgtgtgtgtgtgtgtgtgggtgttttttttattcctagTACGTCCTCTACCATTAGCAAATTACATGTCTTCCATGTCCCAGCTGTCCTCGGTATCGTCATGCACAGACCTCCTCCGCACATCCCAAAAACCGTCGTCATCCTTAAGCGAAAGACCCATTCGTGACCGTGCTCATTTGTGTGTCTCGGTCTGTCTACTATTTGTTAGTAAGGATTCCGGCTGTGTAAGCGTTGGTGCACCACCAACGACTCCTGTACCCTGTACCGTGTACAGTATGACGTTGCTGTTGGTATTTAACGTTTTACTAAGGGAACCGTGAAAgcaacacacaagaaaaagtGATGGCAAAGCGAGAAAATTACACGAAGGTAATCGTTAGAATGCTTTTCCCAACCAGACGGGGGGAAACAAGAGGAGAATGCCTCGGTTGGGGGAAGTGTTACTGGCttacattacatttaaaaataccGGCTTCATTTGAAGGCACCGAAGCAAATGAGAGCCTTTGCCTCGCCGTACACGCCGTGTTTCATCGTTTTCCACGTTGTcacgatttatttttttttttctgtagcaAAACCATGTTTTATCTAACGTTTATATCGTATTCTGCCATTGAGTTGATCCTTCAATGGGGGAGGTTATCAAATTACAATGATACACTTGAAAGGTTAGCGTAtacgttatttttttgtgtgcacaAAACTTATTAAAGATGTACATGGTATGGTCAGCGCAGGTGATGGACGTGGTCTTTAAGCGCATCTCCTCTGGAACATGTCAATGGGACAGTGACACAATGGAGTACTAgtacaaaattttattatcatttgttaaaaaaaaattaaataatgaagTCTTTTTACAGTTAGATTAATTAATTCCTTTTTAAATAGTTtctaatgcttttgtttttttttactcatttttataatatctatttctatttattattttattttattacgtattatatattattttatttattcatttttctatctgtgtgtttttttacttttttcatttttctttagcttaatgtttttctctctaccttatattgtttgtttttcattttctttctactCCTGTGTGTATCTTTGATTGCATTTTTCCATCTTATATACTACTATTTCATACTTTTCGATAATTTCTCTATATATTCATAAAATAATCCCTTTTTCATCCTCTACAAAGCACaaccattttattaaaatatgtacAAAATACATTAACACATTAAGCAGCACCGTCAGACGATGAGGAATGtaataaatttcttcattGATGAACCATGCTGCCTCTTGACACGTCCatttcagttgttttttttagcacaGGAACATTGTAAACAGTTCGCAACACACCGGTGCCATTTTATGTACGTGAAGGAATTTCTCACATAATGGCTCCATGCTGCTCCCACCCGACCCGGTGTTATGATGCAAACCgttagaaaattaaattttcctacAATTTTAGCAACATACAGCACACACGTACGCTTAGTTCTAGTATGAACTCTTTTTTCTAGTATGAACACATTTCAAAACGTTGGTTTCCGGGTTTCTTCCCTCGTATTCCATTCCAAGGAGTGTAGAAAATCAGACAGAACGAGAATGTGCTGCTCGGCGGGTAATTGTAAAACTGTGTACGGTTGggaaaaatgttcttttttttcttttttcctattttatgCCATacttcgtttcattttctctaGCAAAGAAGAGAGGAAGAAAGAACGGGAAATGCTTCGTTCGGAATAGCACCACCGTACGTCACTCTGGCGAAGTTTAAATGGAGATGAAATTAGAGCCGGATGGAAACAAACTTTAGTGATTTTgagaaatataatttaaagtggctgtgcaaaacaaaaacgtggATGCCGATCCCGGGGTGGTGATAGTTCGTAACAACTTTCGCAGGGATACATGTTtgaagtggtgaaaatttaagtttaatttacAGACGTAATCCATCTTTCGGGTGGAAATGTTTTTGCTCGTTAATAGGATacgaaaaatttgaaaaatatacataacTCGTAATCAAAAGTAAGAAGAGTAGAAAATAtgagtttaaaatttaatcgcTCTACAATTACGATAGCATACGAGCAATGTCAATCAATTAAATTGCTATTCAAGTAGGGGATCACCCCTAAAAAAATCCTATTGACATATTAACatattaacaaacaaacaaaatgtcaaaacaatttgctacataattaaaacaaaacagaaacataattttaattgccCTAATCAAATATACACGCCAGGGACAGTCTGTGTTGGTATGGGGAGTTCGTGCAAACAGCACGAATAATAGAAGAGaaaattgatgttttaatCATACCCTTGGTTCACAGGACCACCGTCCTATCTAATCACTGTCGATATGAATGGCCGAATGACAGTGTGCGCGcgtgtaaatatttgcaaacgtgtcacgaaaaatgaaaaccgttCCGccggtggtttttgggtggtgagttttttttttttttgttatttcaattTGAATATATAAAAATCTACTCTTCGGGAGGtagacaaaaacacaaacaaaactgtaCCATTATCATACCGTACTGTCACCAGTGGCAGTGTGTGCCGGGTGCCGGTTGATTTCCGTTGATTAGCGTAACGGATCggagcgatttttttgttttattttcgtcgGCTAGAATGAGCCAAAATCGACCGAGCGAAATGGTGTCAGCGAATTCGGTAATGCTACTTTTCATTTCGaaaagaacaaagaaaatccgAGAGGAAAATGCGTGTGCCGAAACGGAGGCTTCACCAGACGACACCTGTGCAGAAATGGGGGGGAAGCTCAGGTGAAGCCGCCCTTAGCGTGACAGcttcataaataaacataGAAATCAGTCAATGCCAAACCTACCCCGCCAGTTGGTGAATTATGGTGAAGGACTcaatgttgtttgctttttttctttttgttcctcCCCGGATGggtgaaaattaaactttttttttccttcctgcgtttttgttttcatttttctgctttttctaTGTGACTGATTCGTTTACTTAGTTTgctgattttgtttaatttttctttgctttcgcaacctttgtttcaattttcaatgcagtcttttatttgtgttttcttttccttcttccaaaTCGATAGGGGATGTTAAACATTAGAaaagtttgtatgtttgttttgtttattaatttttctttcttccatttaTGCCCCAGTAGCTCCTTTtcgggggaggttttttttgtttggcgcaTTACAAATCGCTCATAATACAATCGTATGAAGCAGTGAAATGAAAGGGAAAACGAAGGTGAATAGGAATCATGTTAACTTTCTGGTATGATTCACGTATCACAAAGACGGACTCCGAATGGACACACGCAACAAATCTTCCCAACAAAGTTTATTGCTCTGTAACAGTATCAACACCGAAGCAGAAACCTTAAACAAGGGATTTTTACCTTCAACATAAaatcttttctttctctccacTTCGTCCGGAAATGCTCAAATCACAAATATGTTTGAGACCAAAAAAATGACTAACCCCTTATTGCCGATAGTTGCGCTGTGCGGTTAATATTAGAAAACACAATCGCAGCGAATCGTTGCAACGCATCGTTgccaaaattaactttcctCTCACATGCTTCATCACTTGGGTAATTCGACAGTATTTAgcaaaatgaagataaaaacacaaatgtgGATGATTCACCGGCTACCAGTATTG
The DNA window shown above is from Anopheles funestus chromosome 3RL, idAnoFuneDA-416_04, whole genome shotgun sequence and carries:
- the LOC125769760 gene encoding esterase B1-like, translating into MANERWPTAKCRVLVVVSITLTLLVTLVVTLSSSGPSLAHRDTADDDSPPDCMVPFDRGLAVGARRQTYGGKTYCAYEGIPYAQPPVGKLRFEDPQPYHFEGARLFRNVSYACPQAYEAPAHMDKLQTSEDCLYLNVYTGSDAADGSLRPVMLWIHGGSFVVGSSETDIFGPEFLVEKGIIVVTFNYRLAALGFLSLPDLGINANLGLLDQLEALRWTARNAIHFGGDAARVTLCGWSAGAASVTYHLYSPAAKGLFHNAIIMSGSMTQSWAYAYDPNRCGRDYLRAHDATSLEQLQSRPLGQLMSMERGYHINFFSLYYYCFLPTDDSYRPEPDLRIVGRDPFARVRTGPPESDVPLLVGYTTLEHGNLFLDRDFSHTTPNFPNDNGTIHALLEDYLDRRAQSNRSTSRRRYYQELASVADIIYGIQYFSRHVAAHQRAPLYRYLFAYDGAFGYAKHWYYRNEIVRPDLAGPMHGDELGYLFTPYIYRGRRLKDIDGKAYRTERRVQRRMLRLWCNFIKYGNPTPVSLKADNVTQGRRAVRWYPYNDPIPERAHHYLRIDRRIQMLPDTDGENPFHRVWERVFRCLYEFDCEFLSTDKQPEDV